A part of Drosophila ananassae strain 14024-0371.13 chromosome 2R, ASM1763931v2, whole genome shotgun sequence genomic DNA contains:
- the LOC6506562 gene encoding uncharacterized protein LOC6506562: MQNLLIILSIGLLSCVAARSTVGPVLFNPPVSQFGVFPGPTGYAVPPFAAPFGGVFPTPLGAPLTASLASLASPPNPTPLSVSSSQRLDYFNQFNAAFAPNAPARILAATPSGRLITPGVAAPFFF; encoded by the exons ATGCAGAACTTG ctGATTATTCTATCGATAGGATTATTATCCTGTGTGGCAGCCAGGTCCACGGTGGGTCCTGTTCTTTTCAACCCACCAGTATCGCAGTTTGGTGTCTTCCCAGGACCTACTGGCTATGCAGTTCCCCCATTTGCTGCTCCTTTTGGAGGTGTTTTTCCTACTCCTTTGGGTGCTCCCTTGACTGCTTCTCTGGCTTCTTTGGCTAGTCCTCCTAATCCTACTCCTCTGTCGGTTTCCAGCAGCCAACGTCTGGACTACTTCAACCAGTTCAATGCCGCCTTTGCTCCAAATGCTCCTGCCCGCATCCTGGCAGCCACTCCCTCCGGTCGCCTCATTACTCCGGGAGTAGCTGCtccatttttcttttag
- the LOC6493377 gene encoding uncharacterized protein LOC6493377, whose product MRCRYKSQCIGWIDDSDPPAKSNSQVMKLVLLTLFGYLLLGAALSQASIAPAATGVIPAIPATIPAAIPAGVPLATSHQFVTRNWNRFYVPTPPVATYPTYYKYSGGYPLYPNYPYGSTYQYTYPYGYYSTYPNYGYGYKSVW is encoded by the exons ATGAGGTGTCGGTATAAAAGCCAGTGCATCGGGTGGATAGACGACAGTGATCCCCCAGCCAAGTCCAACAGCCAAGTCATGAAGCTT GTATTGCTGACCCTCTTTGGCTACCTCCTGCTGGGAGCAGCTCTGTCCCAGGCCAGCATCGCACCTGCCGCCACTGGAGTGATTCCGGCTATTCCGGCTACCATTCCAGCTGCCATTCCCGCTGGAGTGCCACTGGCCACCAGCCATCAGTTTGTCACCCGGAACTGGAACCGCTTCTATGTGCCCACTCCCCCAGTGGCCACCTATCCCACCTACTACAAGTACAGTGGCGGCTATCCGCTCTATCCCAACTATCCCTACGGCTCCACCTACCAGTATACCTATCCGTACGGATACTACTCCACATATCCCAACTACGGGTACGGCTACAAGAGTGTCTGGTGA
- the LOC6493376 gene encoding peptidoglycan-recognition protein SB1 yields the protein MNTFTIIACVVLCTLALSADALNIEPRSSWGAVAARSPARISGAVDYVIIHHSDNPNGCSTSDQCKRMIKAIQTDHKGRRNFSDIGYNFIVAGDGKVYEGRGFGLQGSHAPNYNRNSIGIVFIGNFQGSAPSSQMLRNAKDLIALAQQRGYLKDNYTLLGHRQTKATACPGDALFNEIKTWPHWRQL from the exons ATGAACACATTCACGATTATAGCTTGTGTGGTGCTGTGCACCTTAG CTCTCTCCGCCGATGCCCTGAATATCGAACCGAGGAGCAGCTGGGGAGCGGTGGCTGCTCGATCGCCTGCCAGGATCTCCGGAGCAGTGGACTATGTCATCATTCATCACTCGGACAATCCGAATGGATGCTCCACCAGTGACCAGTGCAAGCGAATGATCAAGGCTATTCAGACGGATCACAAGGGACGCAGGAACTTCAGCGATATTGGCTACAACTTCATAGTGGCCGGAGACGGAAAGGTGTACGAGGGTCGGGGCTTTGGACTTCAGGGCTCCCATGCCCCCAACTACAACCGGAACAGCATCGGCATTGTGTTCATCGGCAACTTCCAGGGCAGCGCTCCCTCATCCCAGATGCTGCGGAACGCCAAGGATCTGATCGCATTGGCCCAGCAGCGGGGCTACCTCAAGGACAACTACACCCTGCTGGGACACAGGCAGACCAAGGCCACTGCTTGTCCAGGAGATGCGCTCTTCAATGAGATCAAGACCTGGCCCCACTGGAGGCAACTTTAA
- the LOC6506565 gene encoding myrosinase 1, with translation MLKIILSIFVLIAVCRGSPTSSVRRFPSDFLWGVGSSSYQIEGGWNADDKGESIWDFLTHTHPEKIVDESNGDITADSYHQWRRDVQMVRELHVGTYRFSLSWPRIMPGGYMNQVSTAGIKYYSNLIDELLRYNITPMVTIYHWELPQRLQELGGWTNPEIIPLFKDYARLVLEMYGDRVKIWTTINEPWHVCEHGYGVDYMAPSYNYPGIPAYLCGHNLLKAHAEVVHMYRDLFQKRQGGRIGITLDTSWPEPKDPNSAEDREASERAMQFYVGWFGHPIFSKHGNYPKVMIERIRNLSKEQGFGVRSRLPEFTPEEIHRIRGTADFFGINSYTSNLVTPNGHNNTGKFPVPSFNHDMGVVESQKDVDWPGSGSVWLKVYPKGMYNLLMWIHREYNAPEIIVTENGVSDRGGLEDYARVDYYNLYLSAVLDAIEDGVNISGYIAWSLMDSYEWKAGFTEKFGLYHVDFNSPERTRTPKVSARVFAQICKTNTIDWSYRPVLDKEQVLVAMAQLPAEDLARTSGVSQTSGVVSWSLIGVLLVALFR, from the exons atgttgaaaataatACTGTCTATATTTGTGCTAATTGCAGT ATGCCGCGGCAGTCCGACGAGCAGTGTGCGTCGCTTTCCAAGCGACTTTCTCTGGGGAGTCGGCTCCTCCTCCTACCAGATCGAGGGCGGATGGAACGCCGACGACAAGGGCGAGTCCATTTGGGACTTTCTCACCCACACCCATCCGGAGAAGATAGTGGATGAATCGAACGGCGATATTACGGCGGACAGCTACCATCAG TGGCGTCGCGATGTCCAAATGGTGAGGGAACTGCACGTGGGCACCTATCGCTTCTCGCTCTCCTGGCCGAGGATCATGCCCGGCGGGTATATGAACCAAGTCAGCACCGCGGGCATCAAATATTACTCCAACCTGATCGACGAGCTCCTCCGCTACAACATCACTCCCATGGTGACCATCTATCACTGGGAGTTGCCGCAGCGATTGCAGGAACTAGGTGGTTGGACCAATCCGGAAATCATTCCGCTGTTCAAGGACTATGCCCGCCTGGTCCTGGAAATGTACGGAGATCGGGTGAAGATATGGACCACCATTAACGAGCCGTGGCATGTGTGCGAGCACGGCTACGGAGTGGATTATATGGCGCCCTCCTACAACTATCCGGGTATCCCCGCCTACCTTTGCGGACACAATCTCCTGAAGGCCCACGCCGAGGTGGTGCACATGTACCGCGATCTCTTCCAGAAGCGACAGGGTGGACGTATCGGCATCACCCTGGACACATCCTGGCCGGAGCCCAAGGACCCCAATTCGGCAGAGGATCGCGAGGCCTCCGAGCGGGCCATGCAGTTCTATGTGGGTTGGTTCGGTCATCCCATCTTCTCGAAGCACGGCAACTATCCCAAGGTAATGATCGAAAGGATTCGGAACCTGAGCAAGGAGCAGGGCTTTGGAGTTCGCTCCAGACTGCCGGAATTCACCCCTGAGGAGATCCATCGCATTCGCGGCACTGCTGACTTCTTTGGCATCAACTCCTACACCTCCAATCTGGTGACCCCCAATGGACACAATAACACCGGAAAGTTCCCAGTGCCTTCCTTCAACCACGACATGGGAGTGGTGGAGAGCCAGAAGGATGTGGACTGGCCCGGATCGGGTTCCGTTTGGTTGAAG GTCTATCCCAAGGGCATGTACAATCTGTTGATGTGGATACACCGCGAGTACAATGCCCCCGAGATTATCGTCACCGAGAACGGAGTCAGTGATCGCGGCGGCCTGGAGGACTATGCCCGGGTGGACTACTACAACCTGTACCTCTCCGCGGTGCTGGACGCCATCGAGGATGGTGTTAATATCAGTGGCTATATCGCCTGGAGTCTGATGGACAGCTACGAGTGGAAGGCCGGCTTCACGGAGAAGTTCGGTCTCTACCACGTCGACTTCAATTCCCCGGAACGCACTCGCACCCCCAAGGTATCGGCGCGAGTCTTCGCCCAAATCTGCAAGACCAACACCATCGACTGGAGCTACCGGCCCGTACTAGACAAGGAGCAGGTCCTGGTGGCCATGGCTCAGCTGCCGGCTGAGGATCTGGCCCGAACCAGTGGAGTGTCCCAGACCAGTGGCGTAGTAAGTTGGAGTCTGATTGGTGTGCTTCTCGTGGCCCTCTTCCGATGA
- the LOC6506563 gene encoding peptidoglycan-recognition protein SB2, whose product MKLQLALLVLGATAVLGQIVPRSSWCPVPVSPRLPRLRGPARYIIIHHTVTAPCYNPHQCQAALRQIRDGHLRRKFRDIGYNFLIGGDGRIYEGLGFGIRGEHAPNYNSQSIGIAFIGNFQVGLPPGQMLQAARTLIQIAVRRRQVVPNYTLLGHCQTKATACPGRHLLDELRKWPRWQKKP is encoded by the exons ATGAAGTTACAGCTTGCCCTTCTCGTTCTGGGAGCCACTGCGGTCCTCGGCCAGATTGTGCCCAGAAGCAGCTGGTGTCCTGTCCCTGTCTCCCCACGTCTGCCTCGGCTAAGGGGTCCGGCTCGCTACATCATCATCCACCACACGGTCACAGCTCCCTGCTACAATCCCCACCAGTGCCAGGCGGCCCTCCGCCAGATCCGTGACGGACATCTGCGCCGCAAGTTCAGGGACATTGGCTACAATTTCCTCATCGGAGGCGATGGTCGCATATACGAGGGACTAGGATTTGGCATCCGCGGGGAACATGCTCCCAACTACAATAGCCAGTCCATAGGCATTGCCTTTATCGGCAATTTCCAGG TTGGTCTACCACCTGGTCAGATGCTGCAAGCCGCCCGTACTCTCATCCAGATTGCCGTGAGACGTCGCCAGGTTGTGCCCAACTACACTCTCCTGGGACACTGCCAGACAAAGGCCACTGCCTGTCCGGGACGTCATCTGTTGGATGAGCTCCGCAAATGGCCAAGATGGCAAAAGAAGCCATAG
- the LOC6493375 gene encoding probable ATP-dependent RNA helicase Dbp73D: MELFTVNRYREDFKKSSDKDQPTNKNEDEILQKLLQKAAKRKRKHKEAEVVEPAVEKAQTKDEDTAEAALEAPEEEDKQKQATEENHVPSNEFQVLGGDGVAAKRRKVEMQLPNWLAHPTIIAGGSLQADEEISDAEAIDQLPYLEKSTCLALKQMKIKRLFPVQREVIPWILEAQSKPPPFRPRDICVSAPTGSGKTLAFAIPIVQLLANRVECKIRALVVLPVAELALQVYQVISALCNKTELEVCLLSKQHKLEDEQEKLVELYKGKYYSKVDIVVTTPGRLVDHLHATKGFCLKNLKFLIIDEADRIMDAVFQNWLYHLDSHVKETTDQLLAGTQAPLCYAELQSSFGNQPHKLLFSATLSQDPEKLQNLRLFQPRLFTTVMPVLREPTGEEGDAEADTDGQFLGKYTTPAELTEQICITEMRLKPLTLYALVEKYKWKRFLCFTNSTDQASRLAFVMATLFENSETKVAELSGNLSALVRKQNLKSFANGKINGLICSDALARGIDVADIDVVLSYEAPRHIKTHIHRVGRTARAGRKGTAVTLLTEQDQAAFKKMLNDVGKGLGEEITVSPDIEVDHAEAYKRALDNLRARQEKQKTTKAAQKRRVANKALVHKKHEEAKDSNRPLTLMEKLQLKAGAVDTSVVDKVKNVPTKKATKSLPRVTKKQRIAKKRKAIEK; the protein is encoded by the exons ATGGAATTattcactgtaaatcg GTACAGAGAAGATTTCAAGAAATCAAGCGATAAAGATCAACCGACGAACAAAAATGAAGATGAAATATTGCAAAAGTTACTCCAAAAGGCCGCCAAAAGGAAGAGGAAACACAAGGAAGCAGAAGTTGTGGAGCCGGCAGTAGAAAAAGCTCAAACCAAAGATGAAGACACCGCTGAAGCTGCCTTGGAAGCACCTGAAGAGGAAGACAAGCAGAAGCAGGCAACTGAAGAGAACCATGTGCCCTCCAACGAGTTCCAAGTTTTGGGAGGCGATGGTGTTGCTGCCAAGCGGAGGAAGGTGGAAATGCAGCTGCCCAATTGGTTGGCTCATCCCACCATCATCGCAGGAGGTAGTTTGCAGGCCGACGAGGAGATCTCCGATGCGGAGGCTATTGACCAGCTTCCCTATCTGGAAAAATCCACATGTTTGGCTCTCAAGCAGATGAAGATCAAGCGCCTCTTCCCCGTCCAGCGAGAGGTTATCCCCTGGATTCTGGAGGCTCAATCCAAGCCGCCGCCTTTCCGTCCTCGGGACATATGTGTTTCCGCGCCCACGGGTAGTGGAAAAACGTTAGCCTTTGCCATTCCAATCGTCCAGCTCCTGGCCAACCGGGTTGAGTGCAAAATCCGAGCTCTGGTAGTGCTGCCCGTGGCTGAGTTGGCCCTACAAGTGTACCAGGTCATCAGTGCGCTTTGCAACAAAACAGAACTGGAGGTGTGTCTGCTTTCTAAGCAACACAAGTTGGAGGATGAGCAGGAGAAGCTAGTGGAGCTCTACAAGGGGAAGTACTACAGCAAGGTGGACATTGTGGTTACCACGCCAG GTCGTCTGGTGGATCATCTGCACGCCACGAAAGGCTTTTGCTTAAAGAACCTGAAGTTCCTGATCATTGACGAGGCTGACCGAATCATGGATGCTGTTTTCCAAAACTGGCTCTATCATTTGGATAGCCATGTGAAGGAGACCACGGATCAGTTGCTAGCCGGCACCCAAGCTCCCCTTTGTTACGCAGAACTTCAGTCCAGTTTCGGAAATCAACCGCACAAGCTTCTCTTTTCTGCGACTCTCTCCCAAGATCCCGAAAAACTTCAAAACCTGCGGCTCTTCCAGCCGCGTCTCTTCACCACCGTGATGCCAGTGCTGAGGGAACCAACCGGCGAGGAGGGCGATGCAGAAGCCGATACAGATGGACAATTTTTGGGCAAATACACCACCCCAGCCGAGTTGACGGAGCAAATCTGCATCACTGAAATGCGTCTGAAACCATTGACATTGTACGCTCTGGTGGAGAAGTACAAGTGGAAGCGATTCCTCTGCTTCACCAACAGCACGGATCAGGCCAGTCGTTTGGCCTTTGTGATGGCAACACTTTTCGAGAACAGCGAGACCAAGGTTGCGGAGCTGTCGGGAAATCTTTCAGCTCTGGTGCGAAAGCAGAATTTAAAGAGCTTCGCCAACGGCAAGATAAACGGTCTTATATGCTCGGATGCCCTGGCCCGTGGTATCGATGTGGCGGACATAGATGTGGTGCTGTCCTACGAGGCACCGCGCCACATCAAGACCCACATTCATCGAGTGGGTCGGACAGCCCGTGCTGGTAGAAAGGGCACAGCTGTTACCCTGCTTACCGAGCAGGATCAAGCGGCCTTCAAGAAGATGCTCAACGACGTGGGCAAAGGACTGGGCGAGGAGATCACGGTCTCACCAGACATCGAGGTCGATCATGCAGAAGCCTACAAGAGGGCCTTGGACAACCTACGAGCTCGCCAGGAGAAACAAAAGACCACAAAGGCTGCGCAGAAGCGGCGAGTGGCCAACAAGGCTCTGGTTCATAAGAAGCATGAGGAGGCTAAGGACTCCAACCGACCACTTACACTCATGGAGAAACTGCAACTCAAGGCGGGAGCAGTTGACACCAGTGTGGTCGATAAGGTTAAAAATGTCCCAACGAAGAAGGCGACCAAGTCCTTGCCGCGGGTTACGAAGAAACAGCGCATTGCCAAAAAGCGAAAGGCCATCGAGAAGTAG